One window of Xanthobacter dioxanivorans genomic DNA carries:
- a CDS encoding transcriptional repressor TraM, whose translation MGNDTNCAVQPGHKVTLRPVVGLTEHLPKRDLEQITIQAIRTHRRLRDAAEAKYEEWRKAPPVSGCDTVGPDRIAYVSAMLDMHAQQTLLSTLLNVLGHVPLVPAD comes from the coding sequence ATGGGAAACGATACGAACTGCGCTGTGCAGCCGGGGCACAAGGTAACGCTAAGGCCGGTCGTCGGCCTGACCGAGCATCTCCCGAAGCGGGACCTCGAACAGATCACGATTCAGGCGATCCGGACGCATCGGCGCCTTCGTGACGCGGCCGAGGCAAAATATGAGGAATGGCGCAAAGCGCCGCCCGTTTCCGGTTGCGACACAGTCGGTCCCGACCGCATCGCGTATGTGAGTGCGATGCTCGACATGCATGCCCAGCAGACGCTCCTTTCGACGCTCCTTAACGTACTGGGGCACGTCCCGCTGGTGCCAGCGGACTGA
- a CDS encoding serine/threonine-protein kinase, protein MKPSDVVSGRYKVVRHIGRGGMQDVYLARDTLLDIDVAVKTPQPGQQVKRFSQSAVIAARVNHHNVAKTYDYFEEGDLPYLVEEYVEGQTLEEKLVRFGAVDPHLGARVLSHLAKGVAASHHAGVVHRDLKPSNIIVEMGVNLHELKITDFGIATLTEEVFALAAQDGGDLTRSTSGTIKGALPYMAPEMMFRRKGENPGKEADIWSLGALMFRILAGDYPFGVFLDAAVNVKNRTRAPWPAFMTANSQFRPLASELQAIVERCLDYNPSARPSADELVTECAKLCYINVDRTEGIVHRFIQNGYSGFATDPHGQTFFSMESVYGARRPNGAANHRICYSRFPGLPQHRGHPVVVID, encoded by the coding sequence ATGAAACCGAGCGATGTAGTCTCCGGCCGCTATAAAGTTGTCCGGCACATCGGCCGCGGCGGCATGCAGGACGTTTATCTTGCGCGCGACACATTGTTGGACATCGATGTCGCGGTAAAGACGCCGCAGCCGGGTCAACAGGTGAAGCGCTTCAGCCAAAGCGCCGTTATCGCGGCCCGCGTCAATCATCATAACGTCGCCAAGACCTATGACTATTTCGAAGAAGGTGATCTGCCGTATCTGGTCGAAGAATATGTCGAAGGGCAAACTTTAGAGGAAAAGCTTGTACGGTTCGGGGCTGTCGATCCGCACTTGGGAGCACGCGTCCTGAGCCATCTGGCGAAGGGTGTGGCCGCGTCTCACCACGCCGGTGTCGTCCACCGTGATCTGAAGCCCAGCAACATCATCGTCGAGATGGGCGTCAATCTGCACGAGCTGAAGATCACGGACTTCGGAATTGCTACCCTAACCGAAGAAGTGTTCGCCCTGGCTGCGCAAGACGGCGGGGATCTGACGCGATCGACCTCTGGCACGATCAAAGGGGCGTTGCCCTATATGGCGCCCGAAATGATGTTCCGTCGGAAGGGTGAGAATCCCGGCAAAGAGGCCGACATCTGGTCCCTCGGCGCTTTGATGTTTCGCATTCTCGCAGGCGATTATCCATTCGGCGTCTTTCTCGATGCAGCCGTCAATGTCAAGAATCGCACGCGGGCGCCCTGGCCAGCGTTTATGACCGCGAACTCACAATTCAGGCCTCTTGCATCCGAACTTCAGGCGATCGTCGAGCGCTGCCTTGATTACAACCCGTCCGCGAGGCCCTCTGCCGACGAACTCGTCACAGAGTGCGCCAAGCTCTGCTACATCAACGTCGATAGGACAGAGGGCATTGTCCACCGGTTCATCCAGAATGGATACAGCGGTTTTGCAACCGACCCTCACGGACAGACATTTTTCAGCATGGAAAGCGTCTACGGCGCGCGTCGGCCCAACGGGGCTGCCAACCATCGGATCTGCTATTCCCGCTTTCCCGGCCTGCCGCAGCACCGGGGCCATCCGGTGGTCGTTATTGACTGA